TACCTTGAATATGTAAAGCCAAATCTCCGTTACTTGGGAGCGGTGAACTGCCTAATCCAAAAGCATCCCATGAAACTGATTCTGCTGTCGTAAGTCTATCGCTTCCACTAGCGGTATCATATCTAAAATCAAAGCTACCACCAGGTCCACCACCAGGGCTAATGCCAACACTACTTACCCCGCCACCTGCCACAGTTGTAACAGAACTTGGTGTTATACCATCTACAGCCATTGAGCCAACAAATGCTTTAGAACCAAAAGCACTTAGATCAACGTTGTACAAAGTGAATGACCAATGACCGCCGCCAAGATCATTGATATCCAGATCCGCAAGATGCACACTTGCAGGTCCGCCACCTGATAATAATTGACCGAATTGATACGTTGCTGCTTGAGCGCCGCTTCCAATAACGAGAGCGCCGGTTGCAAGAGCTGATATTGCTAATTTTTTTAAAATCATTTTACCTACCTCCAAAAAATCCCAAAATAAGCCTTTTTGTAGCAATTCTGACTTATTTGTTATAACACCAAAATTACTACTCGTATTACCAAAACATGCAAGAGAAGAATCGCGCGTTAAATCAACAGCCTCTATAATTTATTAGCATCCATCTTTTACCTCTCCACGTTTAGATATTCCTACATTATTAGCGAAATTCATATTCCCTAAATGGGTACTATAAGTAAAAAAAGTATCTAATATCTTAAATCTACTGCACAGAACTGTGATTCCATTAGCTGTAAACACCGATTCTTGAAAGATAGCCAAAGACCAATTGACTGCGATTACGAACCCCGGTTTTAATAAAAACAGACTTCAAATGTTTTTTCACTGTTTCCGGACTCACAGAAAGTTGCAGCGCAATCTGTTTATTGGTCAATCCCTTCGCTACTAATTTTACAATTTCTTGCTCGCTCTTCGTTAATGCAATATCTCTTGATGGAATAGCGCAAGAAATATTGTGCCATCCGGACAACACATCAAATATCCGCTGCACCACGTGATGCGGAAACCACAATTCTTCCCGGTGAACGATCACCTGTATCGCTTTCTCGAATATTTTATGATCGGCTCCAACCGGTAAAAACCCGGATATGCGAAACTCGATAATCTCATCGATAAAATCTGGCGGATTTTTCTCGTAAAGCAGGATTATCTTAGCGGATGCCATCTTTTTTCTGATCATCCGCAACTGTTCGACCACTTTGTCAGCTGCTAGCCGCATATCGATCAAGATGGCATCTGGATATATTTCTCCTAATTTGGCACTTGCGGTCTCGACTTCTTTGAGGTTGTATTGATTGATACAGATGTAAGGTGAATTATCCGAATAATTGCGCAGATGCGTGTTTAAATCCGCTTGTTCAGTAATAGCCCATATACGAAGCAAATCAGCGCGATACCCTTTCGCCGTAGAAAACAGCGGTGTTAGCCCTGCGTTCACTAATTCCGCGCACATATTGTGCGGCTGCTTATGCAGCATGGATAAATCGCGCCGATCATTCCGGCGCCGGTCATAGCGTGCTTGTCCACGTAAAATCGATATATTGCGCCGGTCAAACTGCTCCCGCCGCCGATCGAGCAAGCGTCGATTCAAAGCAGCGGAATCGGAGCATTCCTGCCGTTTCTTATCGGTTTTCAAGCATTGAATATCGATAAATGATTTCAATTTCGTATGATTCCGGTATGGTTCATTATATTAAATATGGCGTTACTTCTTATTACCGTTCTTTTCTTTATGAATTTTCGACTCATTCACCATAACGCCTTTTTACTGCTGGAACTAACAAAAAACAAGCGATATCGATGCTTTATCTTTGTCTCTGCTTACCTAATGAGAATCCCACCAAACTAAGTCCGACCAGCAACATTGCATAGGTCTCCGGTTCAGGCACAGCGCTTACACCAATCACGAAGTCATCCCAGTCACCCAGATGTTTAGTTCCCGCACTGTCATTGTAGCCAAGTACATAGGCATAGGTTGTAGCTCCAACTAGCATGTTTGTACCAATCAATCCGATCGATGTGCCTTTGTCCCAGTGACCGCCGTTAATGGCAAATCTACCGACATCGCCTTCAAATTTGAAACTCAGCGGCCCGGCCGTGCTTACAACTGAGCTAACTGAGGTTCCAACCGCATTGGATTCAAGCAGTTTGGCTCCGCTTAACGTGTTATAAAATTTGTCAATAAAACCGGATTCCTGGCCAAGATAAGTATAGGTAACTGTTTGCGACCCTGGTCCTGTGTAATCGAGATGCCCAAGGCTAACTGCCGAGCCTGTCGGTAATGTAGCGAATCCTGCGATGTTAAATACTTCGGTTCGGGTGGCTGTATCGGTTACCACAAAAGAAAGTCCAGCGTGTGCAGCCCCTCCGGTCATCAGCAT
The DNA window shown above is from Nitrosomonas sp. Is35 and carries:
- a CDS encoding FxDxF family PEP-CTERM protein gives rise to the protein MILKKLAISALATGALVIGSGAQAATYQFGQLLSGGGPASVHLADLDINDLGGGHWSFTLYNVDLSAFGSKAFVGSMAVDGITPSSVTTVAGGGVSSVGISPGGGPGGSFDFRYDTASGSDRLTTAESVSWDAFGLGSSPLPSNGDLALHIQGTSFSPSSAWYISPVPEPETYGMLLAGLGFLGFTLRRQRSM
- a CDS encoding response regulator transcription factor; protein product: MKSFIDIQCLKTDKKRQECSDSAALNRRLLDRRREQFDRRNISILRGQARYDRRRNDRRDLSMLHKQPHNMCAELVNAGLTPLFSTAKGYRADLLRIWAITEQADLNTHLRNYSDNSPYICINQYNLKEVETASAKLGEIYPDAILIDMRLAADKVVEQLRMIRKKMASAKIILLYEKNPPDFIDEIIEFRISGFLPVGADHKIFEKAIQVIVHREELWFPHHVVQRIFDVLSGWHNISCAIPSRDIALTKSEQEIVKLVAKGLTNKQIALQLSVSPETVKKHLKSVFIKTGVRNRSQLVFGYLSRIGVYS
- a CDS encoding PEP-CTERM sorting domain-containing protein, whose amino-acid sequence is MSKPFYVHNTMIAAMMLMTGGAAHAGLSFVVTDTATRTEVFNIAGFATLPTGSAVSLGHLDYTGPGSQTVTYTYLGQESGFIDKFYNTLSGAKLLESNAVGTSVSSVVSTAGPLSFKFEGDVGRFAINGGHWDKGTSIGLIGTNMLVGATTYAYVLGYNDSAGTKHLGDWDDFVIGVSAVPEPETYAMLLVGLSLVGFSLGKQRQR